The following is a genomic window from Patescibacteria group bacterium.
GCTTCTGGGGGATAATTTCGATAATCCGCTTTTTGGCCGCTAAATCGTTTTTTCGGGCGTAAGTAATTACCCGCTCTAAAAGGGGTTTTACCGCCCGGGCTTTGGCTTTGGTGGTTTTTACTTTTTCGTAAATCAAAATGCTTGACGCTAAATTCCTTAACATCAGCTCTCTTGGCGCTTTCTTTCTTCCCAGGGATTTGATTTTATTTCGATGCCTCATATTGCTAAATCCAATATTCTTAATTCATGGCTTGCTAAAATTAGCTTTTCTTCGGCCGGCCTCTTTTTTTGGCCGGTTCTTTTTCTTCGCCCGCCGTCTCGGGGACAGCTTCTTCCCGGGTCTCCTCTTCAGCTTCCGTCTTTTCTTCCGCATCTTCTTTGACCGCTTCCTTATTCTCTTTATTAATCAGGGCGTTAAACTGGCTGATTAAAATTTTTGTCGCGTCGCGAAAAGCTTTTTCCGGGGTAATCGTCCCGTCAGTCCTGATCGCCATGTTTAATTTTTCCCAATTAGTCATTTTTCCGACGCGCATATTCTCCAAGTTGACTCCAACGTTTGAAACCGGAGAAAAAATCGAATCAATTTCTATATATCCAATCTCGGTATTTTTCTTTTCGCGGGCTTCAACCGGTTCGTAGCCTTTTCCCTGGGCAACGTATATCTCCATCTTAAGGTTGCCGGCCATGTCGGTAATATTGGCAATCTGCAGTTCCGGATTGATTATTTCCACCTGGGCGTTTTTGGTGATATCCGAGGCTTTGACTTTCTTTTCGCCATGGACGTCCAATTCCAGCTTTACCGGCTCTTCGGAAAAAACTTTCAGCCTTAGCCTTTTTAGATTCAAAACTATTTCCAAAACGTCTTCTTTGATGTGCGGCAATGACATAAACTCATGGTCAGCGCCTTTAATCTTTACCCCGACAACGGCCGCGCCCGGCAAGCTCGACAAAAGCACCCGGCGGAGCGAGTTGCCGATAGTAATCCCGTAGCCGGGATAACAAGGGTAAACCGCTACCAGGCCTTCGTGGGCTTCCGTTCCTTTTTTAAATTCGACGTTTTGTGGTAAAGCTATGGTTTCCATATATCTTTATTGAAAATTCCCTCCTTGGGAATATTTAATTTATCTTGAGTAGAATTCGACGATCATCGCCGTATTGATATTTGAAGGGATATCGTCGTCGGTCGGCGCGTGCAAAACTTTCGCGCTTAAGGCCTTTTTGTCGACGTTCAGCCAGCTGGGATTTTTTTGTTCTTCTTTTTTCTCCAATAACTGCCTGAAATATTTTTGCCGTTTGGAAGATTCTTTGACGCTTACTATGTCCCCGGTTTTCACCTGGAAAGAAGCGATATTGACTTTCTTTCCGTTAACAAGGAAGTGGCCGTGCGAAACCAGCTGTCTTGATAAATCGCGGGAATCGGCAAAGCCTGTCCGGTAAACCGTATTATCCAGCCTTGTTTCCAATAGCCTAAGAAAGTTCTTGCCTTTGTCGCCTTTTTCTTTTCCGGCTTTTTCAAAAGTAAGGACAAATTGCTTTTCCAAAAGATGGTAGGTTTTTTTGGCTTTTTGCTTTTCCTGGAGCTGTTCGCCGTAGCCGGACATCCGGGGCTTTCCTTTAGCTCCGTGCGGGCCGGGAGGAAAATTTCTTTTAACAATACCGCAGCGGGCGGAACCGCAGCGGGCGCCTTTTAGGAATAGCTTCTCGCCGATTCTCCGGCATTGTTTGCATTTTGGATCTAAATTTCTTGCCATATTATATTCAATCTTCAGTTTACAATTACCAATTTTCAATTTAATTGTTAATTGTACATTGTCTATTGATAATTGATTACACTCTTCTGGGTTTTCTCGGACGGCAGCCGTTATGGGGGATGGGGGTGATATCTTTAATTGAAGTGATTATTAATCCGTTGGCGTTTAAGGCCCTTACTGCCGCGTCCCGCCCGATACCTACTCCGCGGACGAATACGCTTACTTCCCTAAGCCCGTAATCGTCTTTGGCTTTAGTACAGGCAATCCGGGTAATAATCTGGGCGGCGTAAGGGGTGGCTTTTTTCGGGCCTTTGAATCCGGCGATTCCGGCTGAAGCCCAGGAAATTACGTTTCCGCCTAAATCAGTTAAAGTAACAATGGTATTATTATAGGTCGATTTTATAAAAGCCTTTCCGACCGGAACTTTCTTGTCTTTCTTTTTGCCCTTTTTCTTTTTTGAGCGGCTCGGGCCTTTGGCTTTTTGTTTTTCCAATTTTTCTTTTACGCTGTCCGGCAGTTCAACCAAATCATTTCTTCTTTCCCGGCGTTCTTTGGGCTCATCATCGCCCGCCGATAAAGAGCCTTCGCCGGCTTCAAAAATTTTAGCGTCTTCTTTCGCTTCCGCGGGTTTTTCAGCCTTAATCTCGGCGGCTTGTTCCGCTTCGGATTGGTTTTCCAAAGCTTTCCCGCTTTCTTTAACTTCTTCTTTTTCTGTATCCGCCGGCTTATCTTCCGACGGGGCAGATGATCCAGTTTTTGTATCTTTTTCTTCAGTCATAATGCTAATGAGTAAATTGAGATGCCGTTTCTAAATGTTTCAAAATTAAGTTTTCTGCCCGGCCGGCTTTCTTCCCGATCCCATAGTTTTCCGGACATTGCCCCGGACTGTCCGGGTGTTGGTCTTTGTATGCTGTCCGCGGACCGGCAAGCCTTTGATGTGGCGAAGGCCGCGGTAGCAGCCGATATCTTTCAGCCGCTTTATGTTGCCCATAATTTCCCTTTTCAATTCTCCTTCAACCTTATTCTTTTTTTCCACGATTTCGCGGATTTTATTGCCGTCGGTTTCAGAAACGTCTTTTACGCGGATATCGGGAGAAACTTTGGCCTCGGCTAAAATTTTATTGGATTTTGAAACTCCAATGCCAAAAATATAAGTCAAAGCGATTTCCAGTCTTTTTTCGTTTGGGAGCGAAACTCCCGCGATTCTTAATGCCATAATATTTTATATTTTTTGTCCGCCGTCTGGCGGAGAAAACTTCCTGCCTGCCGGCAGGCAGGTTTCTGAAAAAGTTTTCAAAGTCTATCCCTGCCTTTGCTTGTGCTTCGGATTTTTACATGTTACCCAAAGACGCCCTTTGCGGCGGACTATTTTACAATCTTTACAAATTACTTTTACCGAAGATCGAACTTTCATATATAACTTCTATAAAATACTCGTTAATGCGTAAAAATTTTCCCGCCCGGAATCGTGCGGGATTAAAAATACTTTTCCTTCAGCTCTCAAAGCCGGTAGGTGATCCGGCCTTTGGTCAAATCATAAGGGCTAATCTCTACCCTTACCCGGTCGCCCGGCAGAAGGCGGATTTTATTCATCCTCATCCGGCCCGAAAGGTAGGCGAGAATTTCATGCCCGTTTTCCAAAATAACTTTAAAAGTGGCCGAAGGCATGGCCTCAACCACTTCACCTCTCATTTCAATAAATTCCTTCGAATTTAATACTTTGTTTTCTTCAGGCATTCAGCTAGCGAAACACAAAAATTTTGCCCAGCCCCGTAAAAAAACGGCGGGGCAAAATTACGTTTAGATTACGTTATTTTGATCGTATGATAATTATATAGAAAAACTTATGGCTTGTCAACACCCCTCGGCTAGCCGGTCTTTTACCTAAAATTAGTCGCATTTCCCTATGCAAATGTCGCCATCAGACACAATATCGCCGTTTAACTTAATATCGCCATTTACTTCAAGCTTTTTACTCGGACTCGTCGTCCCGATGCCGACGTTGCCGGATGAATTTATATATAAACTAGTTACCAGGCTACCACCGACCGCTGTTTGTATAGAAAAGTCGGATGCGTAAATAGCGTCGGCAATATTCTGTATTTTACTGACTGTCCTGCCTATGAGAGTTTGTCCGCTAGTAGTTCTATTAGCGTAAAAATTGACACCCGACCCTGTATTGACAGCCGCCGTTCCGCTATTTTGTATCCCGATATTCACTGACCCTGTTGAATTTGCCCCAGTAGCAAAGATGGTATTTCTAACACCTTGAGCAAGCGGGCCAGTCCCATAAATCCATAATGGGTTTACAGTAGATGCCCCGGCAACTTGAAGCGTGCCGGAAGTAGGGGCGGTCGTTCCGATGCCGACATAACCGTCAGTTGTTATCGTCACCTTTTGCCCGGTTCCAATCGTCATGCTGTCTGAAATTGTTAAGGCATTGCTATTTGATTGGTCTATGCCAACAATCCACTGGTCTTCAGTATTTTTAAATGACAAAGCGGAATCTAATGCCGCGCTTCTCTCAATTAGTAGTTGCGGCGCGGCGGAACTAGCAAACATATGAAGCAATGTCACCGGACTCGTCGTCCCGATGCCGACATTGCCCGGATTATAGATATTATTGCCGTATACGGTCCAGCCCGGGTTATCCGCTTTGGCAATTTGATAGTTTAACGCCAAAGATATTACCGCTAGAGCCAGATAAAAATACTTGTTTAGAAAAATCTTTTTCATAGGAATTTATTGACTATTTGTAAATATTTTAAGTTTATTAGTTAACTCCCGCGCGCCAAAAAAAATTAGTTCCCAAAAAGACTTTAGCTTAATATGAAATATAGAGTCTGAATTTTGGGGTGCATTCCAGATAGGAATCTATACTTATGTACATATGA
Proteins encoded in this region:
- the infA gene encoding translation initiation factor IF-1, coding for MPEENKVLNSKEFIEMRGEVVEAMPSATFKVILENGHEILAYLSGRMRMNKIRLLPGDRVRVEISPYDLTKGRITYRL
- the rpoA gene encoding DNA-directed RNA polymerase subunit alpha gives rise to the protein METIALPQNVEFKKGTEAHEGLVAVYPCYPGYGITIGNSLRRVLLSSLPGAAVVGVKIKGADHEFMSLPHIKEDVLEIVLNLKRLRLKVFSEEPVKLELDVHGEKKVKASDITKNAQVEIINPELQIANITDMAGNLKMEIYVAQGKGYEPVEAREKKNTEIGYIEIDSIFSPVSNVGVNLENMRVGKMTNWEKLNMAIRTDGTITPEKAFRDATKILISQFNALINKENKEAVKEDAEEKTEAEEETREEAVPETAGEEKEPAKKRGRPKKS
- the rpsM gene encoding 30S ribosomal protein S13, which gives rise to MALRIAGVSLPNEKRLEIALTYIFGIGVSKSNKILAEAKVSPDIRVKDVSETDGNKIREIVEKKNKVEGELKREIMGNIKRLKDIGCYRGLRHIKGLPVRGQHTKTNTRTVRGNVRKTMGSGRKPAGQKT
- the rpsD gene encoding 30S ribosomal protein S4, translating into MARNLDPKCKQCRRIGEKLFLKGARCGSARCGIVKRNFPPGPHGAKGKPRMSGYGEQLQEKQKAKKTYHLLEKQFVLTFEKAGKEKGDKGKNFLRLLETRLDNTVYRTGFADSRDLSRQLVSHGHFLVNGKKVNIASFQVKTGDIVSVKESSKRQKYFRQLLEKKEEQKNPSWLNVDKKALSAKVLHAPTDDDIPSNINTAMIVEFYSR
- the rpmJ gene encoding 50S ribosomal protein L36; amino-acid sequence: MKVRSSVKVICKDCKIVRRKGRLWVTCKNPKHKQRQG
- the rplQ gene encoding 50S ribosomal protein L17, producing MRHRNKIKSLGRKKAPRELMLRNLASSILIYEKVKTTKAKARAVKPLLERVITYARKNDLAAKKRIIEIIPQKLAAKKAIEVIGARYKDRKGGYTRVTKLGMRQGDAAEIVQIELV
- the rpsK gene encoding 30S ribosomal protein S11, producing the protein MEKQKAKGPSRSKKKKGKKKDKKVPVGKAFIKSTYNNTIVTLTDLGGNVISWASAGIAGFKGPKKATPYAAQIITRIACTKAKDDYGLREVSVFVRGVGIGRDAAVRALNANGLIITSIKDITPIPHNGCRPRKPRRV